Proteins encoded in a region of the Rutidosis leptorrhynchoides isolate AG116_Rl617_1_P2 chromosome 9, CSIRO_AGI_Rlap_v1, whole genome shotgun sequence genome:
- the LOC139868822 gene encoding zinc-finger homeodomain protein 11-like — MRDEVELPTIVQSSRRETLLTPHLGLIDNRTFNRCHTSPITFPYRKCNRNHSLNTNHHVVDGCGEFMPSYVLHPSDPNYLNCAACGCHRSFHIEPNLPPAPRVNEYRWSPTPDFQHPQTSNTPRSPLSPQPISSSYVTALHHMTAAFNPGFPPHPTNQERTKRFRSKFTDDQKAKMKDFAERIGWNMKKESEGNVLTFCKSIGVSKRVFNVWMHNNRTKNVK; from the coding sequence ATGAGAGACGAAGTTGAACTACCTACCATTGTTCAATCAAGCCGAAGAGAAACACTTTTAACACCACATTTAGGTCTCATTGATAATCGTACATTCAATCGCTGCCATACATCACCGATTACTTTCCCTTATCGAAAATGTAACCGAAATCATTCTCTAAATACCAACCACCATGTTGTTGACGGATGTGGTGAATTTATGCCATCATATGTCTTGCATCCAAGTGATCCAAATTATTTAAATTGTGCAGCATGCGGTTGTCACCGCAGTTTTCATATTGAACCTAATCTTCCACCCGCACCTCGAGTCAACGAGTACCGATGGTCCCCCACCCCAGACTTTCAACACCCACAAACATCTAACACTCCTAGGTCACCCCTGTCCCCACAACCTATTTCTTCATCATATGTCACAGCACTGCACCATATGACTGCTGCATTTAATCCCGGATTTCCTCCACATCCCACAAATCAAGAAAGAACAAAGCGATTCCGGTCAAAATTCACAGACGATCAAAAGGCGAAAATGAAAGATTTTGCAGAAAGAATTGGGTGGAACATGAAAAAGGAATCTGAGGGAAACGTTTTGACATTTTGTAAATCAATTGGAGTTAGTAAACGTGTTTTTAATGTTTGGATGCATAATAACAGAACTAAAAATGTTAAATAA
- the LOC139868823 gene encoding uncharacterized protein — protein sequence MVAATMKNKDNVWKIIKWFEGHICYGSVQSNNNRCLTSSIIATDIISYISQDIAYEVKHIQTHVKKVWKVDISYAKAWNSRRTAIERLFGTWQRNLAELPTYVDEFLYTNPDTIVRWAFGPQVEYGVHTFKYVFWAFGLAIMAYHQCIPILCIDGTHLKGKYIGKMLTAVAKNANGQILPVAFAVVDNEPNESWAWFLKLVQTQVNVNKRDLCIISDRHVGILNAMANQQYGWHHRYCLRHIRSNLITKFNRNTELKKLCWRAGSTVQSNRYKLAVRGIKTVSEAAWKYLEDADIHKWTLFRDNFRLRWGNLTTNTAESLNNVLRHARMMPVKACMDYTFHYTREHFNTQETTAHE from the coding sequence ATGGTAGCTGCTACAATGAAAAATAAGGATAATGTGTGGAAAATTATAAAATGGTTTGAGGGACACATTTGTTATGGAAGCGTGCAAAGTAACAACAATCGTTGCTTAACTTCCAGCATAATTGCTACtgatattatatcttatattagtcaAGATATTGCGTATGAGGTTAAACACATCCAAACTCACGTAAAAAAAGTTTGGAAAGTGGATATCTCTTACGCAAAGGCTTGGAATTCAAGGCGTACTGCAATTGAACGTTTGTTTGGAACTTGGCAAAGAAACTTGGCAGAATTGCCCACATATGTCGATGAATTTCTTTACACCAATCCGGATACTATTGTTCGATGGGCGTTTGGCCCTCAAGTAGAATATGGTGTCCACACATTTAAATATGTATTCTGGGCATTTGGCCTCGCTATTATGGCGTACCACCAATGTATTCCTATACTTTGTATTGATGGAACTCATTTGAAGGGTAAATACATTGGCAAGATGCTTACAGCGGTAGCCAAAAATGCCAACGGGCAAATTCTGCCTGTTGCATTTGCAGTAGTTGATAATGAACCGAACGAAAGTTGGGCTTGGTTTTTGAAACTGGTCCAAACACAAGTTAATGTCAATAAAAGAGATTTGTGTATTATATCTGATCGTCATGTAGGTATACTTAATGCGATGGCTAACCAGCAATATGGTTGGCATCATCGTTATTGCTTGCGCCACATTCGTAGTAACTTGATCACAAAGTTTAACAGAAACACCGAGTTGAAGAAGTTGTGTTGGAGGGCCGGTTCCACGGTGCAAAGTAATAGATACAAACTTGCAGTGCGTGGAATTAAAACAGTGAGTGAGGCTGCTTGGAAATATTTAGAAGACGCTGATATTCATAAGTGGACTTTGTTTAGAGACAACTTTCGTTTGCGTTGGGGTAACTTAACAACAAACACAGCCGAGTCGTTGAACAATGTTTTGCGTCATGCACGTATGATGCCAGTCAAAGCGTGTATGGATTATACATTTCACTACACAAGAGAGCACTTCAACACGCAAGAAACAACCGCTCATGAATAG